A region of the Mangifera indica cultivar Alphonso chromosome 10, CATAS_Mindica_2.1, whole genome shotgun sequence genome:
TAAAAGTAGTGTGCCGCATTAGGGCAACTCTGGATTTGAAGAAAActgtttatattttcttatagatCTTCATTTGtataggtaattttttttttttttttgctttttggtTGTTTATTTCTGAGCTTGAAGAAAAGATATATACTGGCAATGGCTGGGTTAGAGCCAGGTTCAAATTCTCGCTATGTTCACCACCTTCTGCAGCTTCAAAACCAGACGGATTCTCAAGAATCACCGCCGCAAGAACAAAGAAGCAATCATGACTCTGATGCAGCCGCCACCAGTTCAGGCAGAGGAGGCTCTTCTTCCGGCCGCAGACCCCGTGGACGTCCAGCTGGTTCGAAGAACAAGCCCAAGCCACCAATTATCATAATTCGGGACAGTCCAAATGCGCTTAGATCTCACGTTCTTGAAATTTCAGCCGGCTCAGACATAGTGGATTCTGTGTCAAACTTCGCCCGGCGCCTGGGGAGAGGGGTTTGTGTCCTCAGCGGAACGGGGACGGTTACTAATGTGACGTTGAAGCAGCCGGCCGGCCCATCTGGGGGTGTCATTACACTACATGGGCAGTTTGACATTTTGTCCC
Encoded here:
- the LOC123227299 gene encoding AT-hook motif nuclear-localized protein 25-like → MAGLEPGSNSRYVHHLLQLQNQTDSQESPPQEQRSNHDSDAAATSSGRGGSSSGRRPRGRPAGSKNKPKPPIIIIRDSPNALRSHVLEISAGSDIVDSVSNFARRLGRGVCVLSGTGTVTNVTLKQPAGPSGGVITLHGQFDILSLTGTSLPPPAPPGAGGLTIYLAGGQGQVVGGRVVGPLTASGPVVLIAATFANAVYDRLPLEEDESPGQVQPAASQSSGVTGAGGQFGDGGNNSCGGGRGVPFYNLGVNMGNNYPPLPGDGFGWGSGTAAGNTTRPTF